One window of Pieris rapae chromosome 14, ilPieRapa1.1, whole genome shotgun sequence genomic DNA carries:
- the LOC111001905 gene encoding TP53-regulated inhibitor of apoptosis 1 translates to MNSIGEECTELKKKYDDCFNSWFSERFLKGDHDDSVCAGIFKIYQECVKKAMKQQNIDFKDIDKDVLGTENEFKVPPTEGSS, encoded by the exons ATGAATAGTATCGGTGAAGAGTGTActgaattaaagaaaaaatatgatgaCTGTTTCAATTCTTGGTTTTCTGAGCGATTTCTTAAAGGAGATCATGACGACTCAGTATGTGCCGggatttttaagatttatcaAGAATGTGTAAAG AAAGCTATGAAGCagcaaaatattgattttaaggACATTGATAAGGATGTTTTAGGGACTGAAAATGAGTTTAAGGTACCTCCAACTGAGGGCAGTAGTTGA